A genome region from Oryctolagus cuniculus chromosome 20, mOryCun1.1, whole genome shotgun sequence includes the following:
- the FOS gene encoding protein c-Fos, with protein MMFSGFNADYEAASSRCSSASPAGDSLSYYHSPADSFSSMGSPVNAQDFCSDLAVSTANFIPTVTAISTSPDLQWLVQPTLVSSVAPSQTRAPHPYGVPAPSAGAYPRAGNVKTLTGGRAQSIGRRGKVEQLSPEEEEKRRIRRERNKMAAAKCRNRRRELTDTLQAETDQLEDEKSALQTEIANLLKEKEKLEFILAAHRPACKIPDDLGFPEEMSVGSLDLSGGLPEAATPESEEPFSLPLLNDPEPKPAVEPGKNLSGMELKAEPFDDFLFPASSRPSGSETARSVPDVDLSGSFYAADWEPLHSGALGMGPMAAELEPLCTPVVTCTPSCTTYTSSFVFTYPEADSFPSCAAAHRKGSSSNEPSSDSLSSPTLLAL; from the exons ATGATGTTCTCGGGCTTCAACGCCGACTACGAGGCAGCGTCTTCCCGCTGCAGCAGCGCCTCGCCAGCCGGGGACAGCCTCTCCTACTACCACTCCCCAGCCGACTCCTTCTCCAGCATGGGCTCCCCGGTCAATGCGCAG gacTTCTGTTCGGATCTGGCCGTCTCCACTGCCAACTTCATCCCCACCGTGACTGCCATCTCGACCAGCCCGGACCTGCAGTGGCTGGTGCAGCCCACCCTGGTCTCTTCCGTGGCTCCGTCGCAGACCAGAGCCCCCCACCCTTACGGAGTCCCCGCCCCCTCGGCTGGGGCTTACCCCCGGGCTGGAAACGTGAAGACCCTGACCGGAGGCAGAGCTCAGAGCATCGGCCGAAGGGGCAAGGTGGAGCAG TTGTCACccgaggaagaggagaagaggcGAATCCGAAGGGAAAGGAATAAGATGGCTGCAGCCAAGTGCCGAAACCGGAGGCGGGAGCTCACCGATACCCTGCAGGCG GAGACAGATCAGCTAGAAGACGAGAAGTCTGCGCTGCAGACGGAGATCGCCAACCTGCTcaaggagaaggagaagctggAGTTCATCCTGGCAGCCCACCGGCCCGCCTGCAAGATCCCCGATGACCTGGGCTTCCCCGAGGAGATGTCCGTGGGATCCCTGGATCTGAGCGGGGGCCTGCCCGAGGCTGCCACCCCGGAGTCCGAGGAGCCTTTCAGTCTGCCCCTCCTCAACGACCCGGAGCCTAAGCCCGCAGTGGAGCCCGGCAAGAACCTGAGCGGCATGGAGCTGAAGGCCGAGCCCTTCGATGACTTCCTGTTCCCAGCGTCATCCAGGCCCAGCGGCTCGGAGACGGCACGCTCTGTGCCGGACGTGGACCTGTCCGGTTCCTTCTATGCCGCAGACTGGGAGCCCCTGCACAGTGGCGCCCTGGGGATGGGGCCGATGGCTGCGGAGCTGGAGCCCCTGTGCACCCCGGTGGTCACCTGTACCCCAAGCTGCACCACTTACACGTCTTCCTTCGTCTTCACCTACCCCGAGGCTGACTCCTTCCCCAGCTGCGCCGCGGCCCACCGCAAGGGCAGCAGCAGCAACGAGCCCTCCTCTGACTCGCTCAGCTCCCCGACACTGCTCGCCCTGTGA